A section of the Paenibacillus aurantius genome encodes:
- the yfbR gene encoding 5'-deoxynucleotidase → MDHHFFAYMYRLRYIKRWSLMRNVVEENVAEHSYHVALLAHVLCTIGNDLFGRKLDADRAVTLALFHDATEVFTGDIPTPVKHQNPTILSSFRGIEQLAAERLLAMVPEPLKESYRPLLGSKSSPDGELQKLVKAADLLDAYLKCVTELSAGNREFAVAKGQIEQALKKLDLEEVRYFLEHLAPSLEKTLDELAD, encoded by the coding sequence ATGGATCATCACTTTTTTGCTTATATGTACCGGTTGAGGTATATCAAACGCTGGAGCCTGATGCGCAACGTGGTGGAAGAGAATGTCGCGGAGCACTCTTATCATGTCGCCCTGCTGGCCCACGTGCTCTGCACAATCGGCAACGACCTGTTCGGCCGGAAGTTGGATGCGGACAGAGCCGTGACCCTGGCGCTCTTTCATGACGCCACCGAAGTGTTTACGGGGGATATCCCAACCCCAGTCAAGCACCAGAACCCGACCATCCTTTCGAGCTTCCGCGGAATCGAGCAGCTGGCCGCCGAACGGCTCCTGGCCATGGTACCTGAGCCTTTGAAGGAGAGCTACCGCCCTCTGCTCGGCTCCAAAAGCTCCCCGGATGGGGAGCTTCAGAAGCTCGTGAAAGCAGCCGACTTGCTCGACGCGTACCTGAAGTGCGTGACGGAGTTGTCGGCGGGCAACCGGGAGTTCGCTGTCGCCAAGGGGCAGATTGAGCAGGCCTTGAAGAAGCTGGACCTGGAGGAGGTCCGCTACTTCCTGGAGCATCTCGCCCCGAGTCTGGAGAAGACGCTGGATGAGCTGGCAGACTGA
- a CDS encoding GNAT family N-acetyltransferase codes for MEKTWGDYVISTDKGRLDLEVIPGFLGRSYWAAHRPEETIRKSIEASLCYGVYEGSRQVAFARVVTDGATMYWLCDVYVAEEYRGKGIGKRLVEAVVADDRLAGLSGFLGTKDAHGLYEAYGFRSDPEKLMRRRPEATIPTTL; via the coding sequence TTGGAAAAGACATGGGGAGACTATGTAATCAGCACGGACAAAGGACGTCTTGACCTGGAGGTGATCCCGGGCTTCCTCGGCCGAAGCTACTGGGCGGCGCATCGACCGGAGGAAACCATCCGGAAGTCGATAGAGGCTTCGTTATGCTACGGGGTGTACGAGGGCTCCCGGCAGGTGGCGTTTGCCCGGGTGGTCACGGATGGGGCGACGATGTACTGGCTGTGCGACGTCTACGTAGCGGAGGAATACCGTGGAAAGGGGATCGGCAAGAGGCTGGTGGAGGCGGTCGTCGCGGATGACCGGCTGGCGGGCTTGAGCGGCTTCCTTGGGACGAAGGACGCTCACGGGCTGTATGAAGCGTACGGCTTCCGCTCCGATCCCGAGAAGCTGATGAGAAGGCGCCCGGAGGCAACGATTCCAACAACTTTGTGA
- a CDS encoding GNAT family N-acetyltransferase gives MEGEEELRLIEPSADWEKEYKEMLEDWQRSGEKRVPFVLDMDARDFPRLIRELENSSRGIGLPSGFVEHSTYWLVRGSRIVGVVNLRHRLNEKLLRIGGHIGYGIRPGERRKGYATAILTMTLLKARERGIRQVLVTCDKDNTGSARTIQKNGGVLESEAREGETRVQRYWIEVT, from the coding sequence ATGGAAGGCGAGGAGGAACTAAGGCTGATCGAGCCGTCGGCGGACTGGGAGAAGGAATACAAGGAGATGCTGGAGGATTGGCAGCGATCCGGGGAGAAGCGCGTTCCGTTCGTTCTCGACATGGACGCCCGGGATTTTCCCCGGCTGATCCGGGAGCTGGAGAACTCCAGCAGAGGAATCGGGCTTCCCTCCGGATTTGTCGAGCATTCTACTTATTGGCTCGTACGAGGAAGCCGGATCGTGGGCGTCGTCAATCTCCGGCACCGGCTGAACGAGAAGCTGCTCCGGATCGGGGGCCATATCGGCTACGGAATCCGTCCCGGGGAACGACGCAAGGGCTACGCGACCGCGATCCTCACCATGACTCTCCTCAAGGCCCGGGAACGGGGGATTCGGCAGGTGCTGGTTACGTGCGACAAGGACAATACCGGTTCGGCCCGCACCATTCAGAAGAACGGCGGCGTTCTGGAGTCGGAGGCTCGGGAAGGCGAGACCCGCGTGCAAAGGTATTGGATTGAGGTTACCTAG
- a CDS encoding GNAT family N-acetyltransferase — MFKYKVDDRLYLAQLETGHAEELFQLTVRNREHLGEWLPFAHATHRVEDTLAYLESCRVRHEAQDGLSAGIWREGQLVGTIGLHDYNRDNRRVEIGYWLSEDCCGQGIMTRACRVLINYVFSDLEFNRVQIKAAVGNLPSRAIPERLGFTQEGTLRDYSFLNGHYVDMAVYGMLRREWTKGVYNGRTASGTQEGKVI, encoded by the coding sequence ATGTTCAAGTACAAAGTGGATGACCGGCTTTATCTCGCCCAGCTGGAGACCGGACATGCGGAGGAGCTGTTTCAGCTGACGGTCCGGAACCGGGAGCATTTGGGGGAATGGCTTCCCTTCGCCCATGCGACCCACCGGGTGGAGGATACGCTGGCCTATCTGGAGAGCTGCCGGGTTCGGCATGAAGCGCAGGACGGCTTGTCGGCGGGGATCTGGCGGGAGGGCCAATTGGTGGGCACGATCGGACTTCACGATTATAACCGGGACAACAGGCGGGTGGAAATCGGGTACTGGCTTAGCGAGGATTGCTGCGGGCAGGGGATCATGACCCGGGCGTGCCGGGTTCTCATCAATTATGTGTTCAGCGACCTGGAGTTTAACCGGGTTCAGATTAAGGCGGCGGTGGGGAACCTTCCCAGCCGGGCGATTCCCGAGCGTCTCGGCTTTACGCAGGAAGGGACTCTGCGGGACTATTCCTTCCTGAACGGGCATTACGTGGATATGGCCGTTTACGGGATGCTTAGAAGAGAATGGACCAAGGGAGTCTACAACGGACGTACGGCCAGCGGGACGCAAGAAGGTAAGGTTATCTAA